The following DNA comes from Rosa rugosa chromosome 5, drRosRugo1.1, whole genome shotgun sequence.
GATCGGAACTGTTCATATTCTAAATTACTCTTTAAAGATCGTCTTTGCAAAGACTCAATCAAATTAGAGATCACTTAATCATTGAATTCATCAAACAATGGACAGTTTGTTGAAGGAGTCTTTGTTTTACCAAAATGCTCCATTTGTTTGATAGTTGATACAATTGGATTATTAAAATCTTCGATTTGGTTGAGTGTTGATCTTCAAAAAGAGTGATTTAGAATGTGAATTTCTGATCCTGACAATGCATGAtatgagagtttctattgagacctccaaatttgctcatttgacctctcatACTCTCCGCACCTCCTTTTTGCTTTTAAATACAAatatttactcactaaacctccgTTTgaattcctcaaataaccttaaTTATACTATTCACATACAAGACAATAAAATACTCATTATACCTCTAATTCACTCACTACACCtccattccttttttttttttgcatgcaACCCTAAAAAATGCCCAAAATAGATTTCTAGAACTttaaatcatgaatcaaacggtCATAACACAGAAATTGATCAAAAGGTCATAAATCAAATGATTAGACAATGATTCCTATGTTTCTAACCCTTCTAAAAAATGAAACGTTACAGAAAttgatataaataaaaaaaccccggaacacaaaagaaaaaaagcaaagaaagaaacacGCAGCTCATGaatgcagaaaaaaaaaaaaaaaaaaccaccgtCTCCCACCCAAAACTCTCATCCTCCAACCAAACCTTGAACGAAGTCTAGACTAGGAACTCAATAAAAGTTTTGGAACAATTTCTTAGTCTTTAATTTGTGTTAAAACTAGGCGGAAAGGTTGTAAAGAAAATACTAGTTGATTATAATTCATTGtctataattgtcattttataagaggatatatatgtaattcaataatttTAAAGATatagaggtcaaatgagcaaatttggaAGTCCTAATAGAAATCCTCGCATGATATATGCAAATAAAAGATAGTTTGGATGGGTGCGGCCAATTGATTTGGACGAGTGACGAGCATTGTCCCTACTCCCTAATTATATCCCCCATTTTCAATCAGCTCTCATCAGCTGCAGTCTCTGGGCTTGCTGCTAGTGTCTTTATGAGTTGCAGGCTTTTATATTCACCTATCCACTGATAAATTCTGTTTCTGCAGGAATGGGGTGATCCGCGTAGAGAAGAATTCTACTATTACATGAAGTCATATTCTCCTGTTGATAATGTGAGGACAATATAATTTTTTCACTTTCATTTGGCATCATAGTATGATCATTTGAAGTATGTTTCCCATTTCTTTTATatttaaaaaagaagaatagtgatattttattttctcctcTACTAGCTAAAATCACCTCAAACTTCTATGTCATGAATTGTAAGCTTCAATTATTTTTGTTACCATAGTGATCTATTGGCGTTGTTTCATGCAGGTTAAGGCTCAAAATTATCCAAACATTCTTGTTACTGCTGGTCTAAATGGTAGGCACAAGATCCTAACACTTTTGCCTATGTGAACTTTAGTTTCTTCATTATGAGAATGCAAGGCATGATTCGCTTTCACATTATACATTTTGGAGATATCCCATAAtctagttttatttatttatttatttattttattttttgaaagagGACATCCTCCTTAGACAATTCCTTTACACTTGAGACATAATACTTGCTGTATGGTAAAAGGAACTCTTTTTTATTTAAGAAAACTAGGTCTCATGATGATTAGGGGAGATAATGTGATGCATTAATCAAACCTTAGGACGGTTTATATAGAGTATAAATACCTTACAAGCTAAACAGAAGGAAACTACATGGATTAGAAAATTCTAAAAAAAGGAACagaaaaaactgaaaaataaGGTTTTGTTTGCAACTGCAACATAATAGTACTCTTCCTCAGCAACTCAGCACAATAATGTTTAGATATCTGAGAATGGGGCTTCTTGGATGGTCTGATCCCATGGATGAGGCTTCCCTTTATAGTGGACAAGAAGATTACAAATTATTATATCACATCTAACTGATGTATTCTTCTCCTATTTCATATCTGATATCAATCCATCTGAAATGCTGGATTTTATTGAAACAGATCCTCGTGTTATGTACTCGGAACCTGCTAAATTTGTGGCAAAATTAAGAGATATGAAGACTGATAAGAACATCCTTTTGTTTAAATGTGAACTGGGTGCTGGGCATTTTTCAAAGTCAGGGAGGTAATATTCTTTTGGTTATCATACTTGAAGCTATTCACCGGTAGTCTTCtctttttgatttgttttattatttGGTTTTTGGATATAACAATATCTTAGTAGGCACATGTATGACTATAACGAAACCGCAACATGTTAGGTGACTAATATCTACCTTTCATTGTCAAGATgaacttctttcttttctgataATAACAATAATGACCTCCTTATAGGTAGCTTTCGGTTGTTAAATATTTGAAGACAGTTTGTGTGCAAAGTTCTAGAATTTTGTATGTGTTAAAGTTTATCATATGGATCAAGGTTTTCTAACATAATTGTCATGGCAATTCCGAATACCTATTATAAGACTGAATTTCTACTTCTAGTATCCAAATTACTATGTAAATCTCAACTTATTATGAGACCCAATATGAAAGGCTAGATTTGTGTATGCTGCTGGTAGCCTACTTCTGCATGTTCACTTTATTTGTCATCACAAAAAATTGGAACTGAAGTACTTCAGTATGCTCTTTGTTCTGAACTAACGCTGGTTTCTTCAACTATTATTGTTTGGTACAGATTTGAGAAGCTTCAAGAAGATGCCTTCATTTATTCCTTCATTATGAAGGCTCTAGATTTGATTCCTGACCTAGGGTCTGCAAAGAAATAATTCTTACAAATTATGTAACATTCTCAGCAATACGTTTTTGTTGGCAATTACTTTGTAGTTCTGTTGAATGTAACATTATTGTGTTTGAAAGTTTGAATTGGCATTTATCTTGTTGGCGACATTTTCTGTCGCCTAACTTTACTAAGACAATATTATTTAGGATTGGAAAAGTGAAGATTTAAATTCTCAAGAATTGAAATCTGGGATCCGAATCAAAGATTGTAAGTTTTGGAAAATTGCTTCTTACTGTTTTTTAGGCTATTACTCCAACTCCAAGTACACTCTTGCTGTCATATGGCTCCTGCTCGGATTGGGAAGTCCCTTTTCCACTGGCCGTCTGACCCTCAAACTGTGCCCAGCGGCCCAGCCCCCATGGGGCTTTCTTCTAATCATACCTCATTGGTGTTCTTGTTGCTTCTATTGGGCTCTAACCTCCTAAGCCTTCTTGTTCTTGTCAAATTACTGGCGTGTAATGATTCGTTTGCCGAATCAGGCCGGAGTTCATCGTGCTCAGCTTGGTCGTATTTACCAACTAATTAGCAAATCAATACATGTAAACGAATGAAAATGTAAATCTTATCCAAGGTAGGAAATTTCCCACACGGTTGAAATTCCGTGATGCACAAATGGTTGTCGATAATTTGGCAGTAATGCAACAAACAAGAACGAATACGTATGTACGTGAAAAGACTGTCCATTCATTCTTGTTGAGGATAACATCTTATCTTTTAGCAAAAGAACAACCGCAGGAACTCCACTCCAAACAGGAGAGTGGGTTTTTCATTCAAAATCAAACTTGGTCACGAGGTGATTATAAGCAAGCAAGCACTACAAGTTTGGGACGTCTCTTGAAACCAAAAAGAAAGACTCCTCCTTTCTTCAAAGACTAGTCCAAACCACGGCCTCCTCGGAATTAGTCTCTAGCTATCTGagtagcagcagcagcagcaacatggGAAAGCTGTTAGAGTCTGCCCGTCCATTCTTGCGCGGTGAGCTGGAGTCGATCGACAAGAATCTGCCTTCACTTGTCAAAGTGTTGCAGTCTGTTGGAGCCGGTGAGTGCTGGCATAAGCACGGCACTTTTCTGGAGCACCTGGTAGACATCTACCGCATTCTCAAAATATGGAAGGCCCCTGATTCCGTCTGCCTCTGCGGCCTCTTCCACTCCGCTTACTCCAATTCCTATGTCAACCTCGCCATATTCGACCCTTCCACCGGCCGCGACGTCGTTCGCCGCCATGTCGGGGAGGCTGCCGAGCGCTTGATCCACTTGTTCTGCATCGTCCCAAGGCAGCCACTCATCCACGATGACCTTCTCTTCCACTACACCGACGACGAGCTCCGCGACCACCTCAAGCAATCCGAAGCGGCGGCTGTTTCTGATATGAATTGCAACTGGAGGAAGAAAGTGCAGAGTCTGGTTCCTGCTGGTGGGATCAGAGTGAAGCACATAAAGACGGGCCAAGATGTGTTGGTTTCGAGGAGGATCGTCGCGACGTTTGTGATGATGACCATGGCAGATTTCAGCGACCAACTGTTTGGTTTCCAGGACGCGCTGTTTGACAACGGAAACGGGCGGCTCGAGTTCACTGGGAACAAGTATGGAGCTCTGTGGCCTGGCGATGGCAAGCCGGGGCTCTGGATGAACTCCATTTCAAGGATGGCTGCACTCTACACGCTCCTCGTCAGGGAGGAACAAGTGTTTATTCGAGAGAGAGGTGACGCCAACCCTGACATTTCTCGAGATGAAAATATCCAACTCGTGGTGCCGCCAGTGTTTGACAACTGCACCAGGGTTTTGGATGCTGGGGAGCAATTAGCTGCCAGGGACCTCTATTGGGAAGCTGTTTGTGATTCTGATTCCGATTCTGCTTCACTGCTCAAGAGTTGCATTGAGAAAAACCCTTTCATCGGAGAGCCGCATGTGGTGTTGGGTCAGGTTTATCTGACGCAGGGAAAGTACGAGGAGGCTGAGAGAGAAGCTGAGACAGGGCTGAGGCTTCTGCTGGAATGGGCAAGTTGTTGGGACAAGAGGATGTCTTGGCAAGGATGGATTGCTTGGGCCAGGGTTCTGCTCTTGAAGGCCCAAGAAAGATCATGGCCTCAAACTTCCTGGGGCATTCTCAACTTGGGCCTCGTCGAGTAGAGCAGAGCACCCCTTTACCTGGCTTGGCTGGCAATGAATAAGTCAACATCAATCCATAAATattggtgtttttttttggtctgttaGTAAGAAATAATTGCGTAGTTATATGATGATGCATCAGGCCGGGTCCCATTTGCATTTTGCTGTGTTGGTCCACACCCAGTGTGCCTTAAGTTGTCATTTAAGTTGTCATTTTAGCCTCATTGCTAGTGAGTAGTGAGTGATGTGTTGACAAGATTGCAACCACTTTTCAAACATTTATCGAGTTGGGAAGTGATCGAGAAGCAACAGTGATTTAAATTAAAGACTTTGAAAGAAGACATGAAATTGGGTAAACAAAGTCTTGCATATGGTAATAAGTCATCAGCCACAAAACAAAGGAGCCAAGTAagtcaaataaaagaaaattgcaGACATAAAATTTGACAAACTTCTCCCAAAAGGTTCATCTTCATCCCCACCATTCGTGATGAGCATTCCGCAGTCAATCTTTTCATACTATTAAGTGACAAATTTATTTACGACACCGTTACGGACTTTCATTGGCCCAAGAGCAGGCCCAGGCCCAGGATCAATCGGCGGCGTGAAACTTGTGGACGAAAGGGTAGCAATTCTCAGTTTCTCACTTTGTGTTTGAAAAGGTTTGCAGagctaaactaacaaagtaaagCAAGGTAGCAGATAGATTTTGAATATAGTGCGCTCCAACGTTCAAACTGGGACTAGGATCCTCGTGATCATCAAACGGTCACAATTCGATTTTGCATGTGAATCTCTTTAAATCGGTTGAGCTCCGGCTCTGCTCTCCACTCTTCTCTACTCTACTCTACTCTATCAATCATCACATATTGTTACTATAAATATGAGACAAAAGTGTTGAGGGTCTTACAACCACATTATAATTAGCCTCAGACACACTTCCTTCCCATATGTATTCTTCATCATTAACCCTTGCTCCCTACGTGAAGTGAAGTGAAGTGAAGTACCCACAAGGAATATAACAAATCAAACCCACACTGCCATGTTTCTTT
Coding sequences within:
- the LOC133709640 gene encoding uncharacterized protein LOC133709640 — protein: MGKLLESARPFLRGELESIDKNLPSLVKVLQSVGAGECWHKHGTFLEHLVDIYRILKIWKAPDSVCLCGLFHSAYSNSYVNLAIFDPSTGRDVVRRHVGEAAERLIHLFCIVPRQPLIHDDLLFHYTDDELRDHLKQSEAAAVSDMNCNWRKKVQSLVPAGGIRVKHIKTGQDVLVSRRIVATFVMMTMADFSDQLFGFQDALFDNGNGRLEFTGNKYGALWPGDGKPGLWMNSISRMAALYTLLVREEQVFIRERGDANPDISRDENIQLVVPPVFDNCTRVLDAGEQLAARDLYWEAVCDSDSDSASLLKSCIEKNPFIGEPHVVLGQVYLTQGKYEEAEREAETGLRLLLEWASCWDKRMSWQGWIAWARVLLLKAQERSWPQTSWGILNLGLVE